The proteins below are encoded in one region of Paenisporosarcina cavernae:
- a CDS encoding TatD family hydrolase: MQFIDTHVHLNAEQYNEDLEEVMERARAAGVSPMVVIGFDRPTIERAMELIEENDDVYAVIGWHPVDAVDCTEKDLAWIEELASHPKVVGIGETGLDYHWDKSPKEVQKEIFRKQIYLAKRVNLPIIIHNRDATGDVMAILKEENAKEVGGVMHCFGGSVETAKECIEMNFMISLGGPVTFKNAKQPKEVAKEVPLEWLMIETDAPYLTPHPYRGKRNEPSYVVLVAEEMAKLREVSVETIAKETTKNAKRFYALPE, encoded by the coding sequence ATGCAATTCATCGATACACATGTGCATTTAAATGCAGAGCAATACAATGAGGATTTAGAAGAAGTGATGGAACGTGCTAGAGCAGCCGGTGTTTCTCCAATGGTGGTGATTGGCTTTGATCGTCCCACGATTGAACGAGCAATGGAGCTAATCGAAGAGAACGACGATGTTTATGCTGTCATTGGTTGGCACCCCGTTGATGCAGTGGATTGTACAGAGAAAGATTTAGCTTGGATTGAAGAGCTCGCTTCCCATCCGAAAGTAGTAGGGATTGGAGAAACAGGTCTCGATTACCACTGGGACAAGTCTCCAAAAGAAGTGCAGAAGGAGATCTTTCGAAAACAAATTTATCTAGCGAAGCGCGTTAACTTACCGATTATTATACATAATCGTGATGCGACTGGAGATGTAATGGCAATCTTAAAAGAAGAGAACGCAAAAGAAGTAGGCGGGGTTATGCACTGTTTCGGAGGAAGTGTAGAAACCGCCAAAGAATGTATCGAGATGAACTTTATGATTTCGCTTGGAGGACCCGTAACATTTAAAAATGCGAAACAGCCGAAAGAAGTGGCCAAAGAAGTTCCTCTAGAATGGCTCATGATTGAAACGGATGCGCCATATTTAACGCCTCATCCTTATCGTGGGAAGCGGAATGAGCCGAGTTATGTCGTTTTGGTTGCGGAGGAAATGGCGAAACTGAGAGAAGTATCAGTAGAAACGATTGCGAAAGAAACGACTAAAAATGCAAAACGTTTTTATGCACTTCCTGAATAA
- the veg gene encoding biofilm formation stimulator Veg, with protein MPKTLADIKKSLDCHLGKRMQLKANGGRKKTIERSGVLRETYHAVFVVDLDQDENAFERVSYSYTDILTEAVEITIMDETENLVVVK; from the coding sequence ATGCCAAAAACATTAGCGGATATCAAAAAATCGTTAGATTGTCATTTAGGAAAACGAATGCAGTTGAAAGCCAACGGTGGTCGTAAGAAAACAATTGAACGTTCTGGTGTATTACGTGAAACGTATCATGCCGTGTTTGTTGTCGATTTAGATCAAGATGAAAATGCTTTCGAACGCGTTTCGTACAGCTACACAGATATTTTAACAGAAGCAGTTGAAATTACGATTATGGACGAGACAGAAAATTTAGTTGTCGTCAAATAA
- the spoVG gene encoding septation regulator SpoVG has translation MEVTDVRLRRVQTEGRMKAIASITLDNEFVVHDIRVIDGNTGLFVAMPSKRTPDGEFRDIAHPINSGTRTKIQEAVLYAYEHASEDEYLPLEEAGA, from the coding sequence ATGGAAGTAACGGACGTGCGACTTCGTCGTGTTCAAACAGAAGGAAGAATGAAGGCTATTGCATCAATTACACTCGATAACGAATTTGTGGTGCATGACATTCGAGTGATTGATGGCAATACGGGTTTGTTTGTTGCAATGCCGAGCAAACGTACACCTGACGGGGAGTTTCGAGATATCGCGCATCCAATCAATTCTGGTACGCGAACGAAGATTCAAGAAGCGGTTCTTTACGCATATGAACATGCGAGTGAAGATGAGTATTTACCATTAGAAGAAGCAGGGGCATAA
- the rnmV gene encoding ribonuclease M5 produces the protein MEIKEIIVVEGKDDTVAIKRAVNADTIETNGSAISAEVLTRIRHAQEKRGVIVMTDPDYPGRRIRAIIEEHIPGVKHAFLDKRDSIAKNGKGLGIEHASDEAIRACLKNVYTMTDTTFQSTISKEWLIQEKLIGHPSSKRRRELLGAYLQIGYTNGKQLEKRLRMFQIDEALFIEALQHVNQEEHS, from the coding sequence TTGGAAATAAAAGAGATCATAGTGGTTGAAGGAAAAGATGATACTGTTGCTATTAAGCGAGCAGTCAATGCGGATACAATTGAAACAAATGGTTCTGCTATTTCTGCAGAAGTACTCACTCGCATACGCCATGCGCAAGAAAAACGTGGCGTGATTGTCATGACCGACCCTGACTATCCGGGTAGAAGAATTCGAGCGATTATAGAAGAACATATACCTGGTGTAAAGCATGCCTTTTTGGATAAACGAGATAGCATTGCGAAAAATGGGAAAGGGTTAGGTATTGAACACGCTTCGGATGAAGCAATACGAGCATGTCTAAAAAATGTATATACCATGACGGATACAACCTTTCAGTCAACCATTTCAAAAGAATGGCTGATTCAAGAAAAGCTTATCGGTCACCCATCTTCTAAACGACGACGCGAATTGTTAGGAGCCTATTTACAGATAGGGTACACAAACGGCAAGCAACTAGAGAAAAGGCTGCGAATGTTTCAAATTGATGAAGCATTATTTATCGAAGCACTGCAGCACGTAAATCAGGAGGAACATAGCTAA
- the rsmA gene encoding 16S rRNA (adenine(1518)-N(6)/adenine(1519)-N(6))-dimethyltransferase RsmA: protein MKDIATPTRTQEILKKYGFSFKKSLGQNFLIDPNILRNIVSHAGLTKETGVIEIGPGIGALTEHLARGAGKVVAFEIDQRLLPVLEDTLSAYDYVEIIHSDVLKADVAHVIRESLSGFNDLMVVANLPYYVTTPILMKLLMEDLPVRGIVVMMQKEVGDRITASPSTKAYGSLSIAVQYYMEAETAMTVPKNVFMPAPNVDSTIIKLTKRETPATAVDNEDFFFDVTRASFAQRRKTILNNLQTGLPNGKSRKEEIVTALEAAGIDPIRRGETLSIQEFGKLSNELGKFFHS from the coding sequence ATGAAAGATATTGCGACACCAACTCGAACGCAGGAAATTTTAAAAAAGTACGGGTTTTCATTCAAAAAAAGCTTAGGACAAAATTTCTTAATCGATCCTAATATATTACGGAATATTGTGAGTCATGCAGGGTTAACGAAAGAAACTGGTGTGATTGAGATCGGACCGGGTATCGGTGCGTTGACCGAACATTTAGCACGTGGAGCAGGAAAAGTAGTGGCGTTTGAAATCGATCAACGTTTACTGCCGGTGCTAGAAGATACATTATCGGCATATGACTATGTAGAGATTATTCATTCCGATGTGTTAAAAGCGGATGTTGCACACGTTATTCGAGAAAGTTTAAGTGGTTTCAATGATTTGATGGTTGTCGCCAATTTACCGTATTATGTCACAACGCCAATCTTGATGAAGCTCTTAATGGAAGACTTGCCCGTTCGAGGAATAGTTGTCATGATGCAAAAAGAAGTTGGCGATCGCATAACTGCTAGCCCTTCTACGAAAGCGTACGGATCACTATCTATTGCGGTGCAGTACTATATGGAAGCGGAGACAGCAATGACGGTACCAAAAAATGTTTTTATGCCAGCACCGAATGTGGACTCCACGATTATTAAACTGACGAAACGAGAAACACCCGCTACTGCCGTTGATAATGAAGATTTCTTCTTTGATGTGACACGTGCTAGCTTTGCACAACGAAGAAAAACAATCTTGAATAATTTACAAACAGGTTTGCCGAATGGTAAATCGAGAAAAGAGGAAATCGTCACTGCTTTAGAAGCGGCAGGTATTGATCCAATACGACGAGGAGAAACTTTATCGATTCAAGAGTTCGGAAAACTTTCCAATGAATTGGGTAAATTCTTTCATTCGTAA
- the ispE gene encoding 4-(cytidine 5'-diphospho)-2-C-methyl-D-erythritol kinase — protein MYYVKAPAKINLTLDVLHKRNDGFHEVEMIMTTVDLADRIGLEVREDGKIELLSLDRFVPNDARNLAYQAAKLLKDTYRVTEGVTITLEKNIPVAAGLAGGSSDAAATLRGLNHVWKLGLSLDTLAELGAKIGSDVSFCVYGGTALATGRGEKIEELPSPPACWVILAKPTIGVSTADVYGALDIEKADHPNTKLMIQAIRENDFDLMCETVGNSLESVTLRLYPEVAHIKEQMMKFGADTVLMSGSGPTVFGLVQHESRVNRIYNGLRGFCDEVYAIRLLGDRETLA, from the coding sequence GTGTACTATGTGAAAGCACCTGCAAAGATCAATTTAACCTTAGATGTTTTACATAAACGGAACGATGGTTTTCATGAAGTGGAAATGATTATGACAACCGTCGATTTGGCGGATCGAATCGGTCTCGAAGTGAGAGAGGACGGAAAGATTGAATTGCTTTCTCTTGACCGCTTTGTACCGAATGATGCGAGAAACTTAGCGTATCAGGCTGCAAAACTGTTGAAGGATACGTACCGGGTGACAGAAGGAGTGACGATTACGCTAGAGAAAAACATTCCGGTAGCTGCAGGCCTTGCAGGAGGAAGTAGCGATGCTGCTGCTACACTGCGTGGGTTGAACCATGTGTGGAAGTTAGGACTCTCACTGGATACCCTTGCGGAATTAGGTGCGAAGATTGGATCGGACGTATCATTTTGTGTATATGGAGGGACGGCTCTTGCGACAGGTAGAGGCGAGAAGATTGAAGAATTGCCATCACCACCAGCTTGTTGGGTAATATTAGCGAAGCCTACGATCGGTGTATCCACAGCAGATGTATATGGAGCTTTAGATATCGAAAAAGCGGACCATCCGAATACGAAGCTAATGATTCAAGCCATTCGTGAAAATGATTTTGACTTGATGTGTGAAACCGTAGGAAACTCCCTTGAAAGTGTCACGTTACGTTTATATCCTGAAGTGGCTCACATTAAAGAACAAATGATGAAGTTCGGAGCAGATACGGTCCTAATGAGTGGAAGTGGTCCCACGGTATTTGGTCTTGTCCAACATGAATCCCGTGTGAACCGAATCTACAATGGATTACGTGGATTTTGTGACGAAGTATATGCCATTCGGTTGCTTGGAGACCGGGAGACACTTGCCTAA
- a CDS encoding G5 and 3D domain-containing protein, with translation MSINTMKNLFSTPMRKNNVSVLVTAIVFIIAIVAGVFYVSTQQTVALSVNGQEKEVQTHANTVGELLEEENIAISSGDYLSPSLSTKIEDGISIKWEQARNVAVNNDGTEMNVLTTADTVKEVLADANITVSEHDEVSPSLNSKVGENTEISFKKAFEVTLLNGTEKQSVWSTSTTVADFLKQQEITLNEFDRVEQKLEELVIPNDTIQVVRVEKVTDVVEAETNFATETKKDKNILKGQEKVVQAGEKGKIARTIEIIKENGKAVSRSVVSEKVLKEPTKKVVAVGTKVMTASVSRSNAPSTGRTVTVSSTAYTAYCNGCSGVTATGINLRANPDLKVIAVDPSVIPLGSKVWVEGYGYAIAGDTGGAIKGHKIDLFMPTTSQALSYGRKTVTVKILN, from the coding sequence GTGTCAATTAATACCATGAAAAACCTGTTCTCAACACCAATGAGGAAAAATAACGTGAGCGTCCTTGTGACTGCGATCGTATTCATCATAGCCATTGTTGCTGGTGTCTTTTATGTCAGTACGCAACAAACAGTAGCATTATCTGTGAATGGTCAAGAAAAAGAAGTTCAAACACATGCCAATACTGTTGGCGAACTTTTAGAAGAAGAAAACATTGCGATTTCTTCGGGAGATTATCTTTCCCCCTCATTATCAACGAAAATCGAAGATGGTATTTCGATTAAGTGGGAACAGGCAAGAAATGTAGCCGTTAATAACGACGGTACAGAAATGAATGTACTAACAACTGCAGATACGGTAAAAGAAGTATTGGCAGATGCGAACATTACCGTTTCCGAGCATGATGAAGTGTCCCCTTCGTTAAATTCGAAGGTTGGAGAAAATACAGAGATTTCATTCAAAAAGGCGTTTGAAGTGACGTTATTGAATGGGACAGAAAAACAATCTGTGTGGTCCACTTCGACTACGGTCGCTGACTTTTTAAAACAACAAGAAATTACACTCAATGAATTTGACCGTGTGGAACAAAAATTGGAAGAGCTTGTCATTCCTAATGACACCATCCAAGTTGTTCGGGTAGAAAAAGTCACCGATGTAGTGGAAGCAGAAACAAATTTTGCGACAGAAACGAAAAAAGATAAAAACATCTTAAAAGGGCAAGAAAAAGTGGTACAAGCTGGAGAAAAAGGTAAAATAGCTCGTACGATTGAAATTATTAAGGAAAACGGAAAAGCGGTTTCGCGATCCGTTGTCTCCGAAAAAGTCCTAAAAGAACCAACGAAAAAAGTAGTAGCTGTTGGAACAAAAGTGATGACAGCGAGCGTATCCCGTAGCAATGCACCATCCACTGGTCGTACGGTTACGGTATCTTCGACTGCTTATACAGCTTACTGTAATGGCTGTTCTGGAGTAACAGCAACAGGTATTAACTTGCGTGCAAACCCAGATTTAAAAGTGATTGCAGTGGATCCAAGTGTGATTCCACTCGGCTCTAAAGTTTGGGTAGAAGGTTACGGCTATGCAATTGCCGGAGATACAGGTGGCGCAATTAAAGGCCACAAAATAGATCTCTTTATGCCGACAACGAGCCAAGCGTTAAGTTATGGCCGTAAAACCGTTACCGTGAAAATTTTAAATTAA
- the purR gene encoding pur operon repressor, translating into MKWKRSERLVDMTNYLLERPHQLIPLTVFSDIYQSAKSSISEDLTIIKETFENRGTGLLVTVPGAAGGVKFIPKMSNQSMEKVMQEFMENLSQSDRLLPGGYLFMTDLLGNPEVMSKIGKVFATRFADSSVDAIMTIATKGIPFAHAIARYLNVPVVVVRRDSKVTEGSTVSINYVSGSSKRIQTMVLSKRSMKSGQRVLIVDDFMKVGGTMNGMKNLLEEFQCELAGIAVLVEAESVDERLVQNYQSFVRLQEVNEKDRTINIVQGNLVDGGKEQ; encoded by the coding sequence ATGAAGTGGAAACGCAGTGAACGGTTAGTAGATATGACGAACTATTTATTAGAACGACCGCATCAGTTAATTCCGTTAACGGTATTTTCGGATATTTATCAATCGGCAAAGTCTTCTATTAGTGAAGATTTAACGATTATTAAAGAAACATTTGAAAATAGAGGAACCGGGCTATTAGTAACCGTTCCAGGAGCAGCTGGTGGAGTGAAGTTCATTCCCAAAATGTCCAACCAATCGATGGAAAAAGTGATGCAAGAATTTATGGAAAACTTAAGTCAATCGGATCGCTTACTGCCTGGTGGATACTTGTTCATGACGGATTTGTTAGGGAATCCGGAAGTAATGAGTAAAATAGGAAAAGTATTTGCGACGCGATTTGCGGATAGTTCAGTAGATGCGATTATGACCATTGCGACAAAAGGTATTCCTTTTGCGCATGCCATCGCTCGTTATTTAAATGTTCCTGTAGTTGTGGTTCGACGAGACAGTAAAGTAACGGAAGGTTCTACTGTGAGTATAAATTATGTGTCAGGCTCTTCTAAACGCATCCAAACGATGGTGCTATCGAAGCGCAGTATGAAAAGCGGACAACGCGTGCTCATCGTGGATGATTTTATGAAAGTCGGCGGAACGATGAACGGCATGAAAAACTTACTGGAAGAATTTCAATGTGAACTAGCAGGAATCGCTGTATTAGTAGAAGCAGAATCGGTAGATGAACGTTTAGTACAAAACTATCAATCATTTGTTCGACTGCAAGAAGTAAACGAAAAAGATCGTACGATTAATATTGTGCAAGGAAACTTAGTGGATGGAGGAAAAGAACAATGA
- a CDS encoding RidA family protein, whose translation MKIVSTTNAPAAIGPYVQGMIVNGMFYSSGQIPLTPVGDMVAGGIAEQTHQVFANLKAVLEEANSSLGQVVKTTVFMQDMNDFVEMNDIYASYFGDHKPARSTVQVARLPKDAKIEIEVTALIG comes from the coding sequence ATGAAAATCGTTTCAACAACAAACGCACCCGCAGCTATTGGACCATACGTACAAGGTATGATTGTGAATGGAATGTTTTATAGTTCAGGACAAATCCCATTAACACCTGTTGGAGATATGGTGGCTGGTGGAATTGCGGAACAAACGCACCAAGTATTTGCGAACCTAAAAGCAGTCTTAGAAGAAGCAAATTCATCTCTTGGACAAGTTGTAAAGACGACGGTCTTTATGCAAGATATGAATGATTTTGTGGAAATGAACGATATTTATGCAAGTTATTTTGGTGACCATAAACCTGCTCGTTCCACAGTGCAAGTAGCTAGACTTCCGAAAGACGCAAAAATTGAGATTGAAGTTACCGCGTTAATCGGCTAA
- a CDS encoding efflux RND transporter permease subunit: MSFLTKFSLRNAAAIFIVSFLLIVLGIFSFSKLKMDLLPNIEFPQLSVQVVYPGASPEDVDAKILTPIEKELDGVEGSTEIQSIAYETIGIINLQFPFNTDLDRAEQQVESALDKLSLPEEAQTEISRISFGSFPIYNISFFGNDKAEVEEVLQSEVVPELNKIPGINSVSIGGVEEAYLQITVDQEKALANGITLTQINEQLNQRFFSFPSGTVQEGELNVPVRVEQLLESRAQLESLTLTSTFNPQAPPVALSDIATIEEVTKQTEITRYNEETSLSMAITKKQDANTVEVANGVMEVLDKYDDRLNYVVGFDSAEGIEKSVETLVKEGLLGALFASIAVLIFLRNFRATFIAIISIPLSLLIAGIFLAQLDISLNIMTLGGMAVAVGRVVDDSIVVIENIFRRRRKSKDPISNELVASSTSEILRAITSSTITTIVVFLPLAFVGGITGEFFLPFALTVVFSLAASLLVAITIVPILAKFAFKKVPPEEKEGVLQQSYEKAIAWALKRKIIVVVVSVIILLASFAIVPQLGFTFIPNEETKLVQASIELPSSTSLEATNEVSLEVEQIFLNRDDIEDVTTAVGSRDFATGVKLENRAGYIMTLADGADINSVIDSLQQEMEEALQPIAPEATIAISELSTGGPPSNNNVAVDLYSTDTDALEKAAADVEDYMNSRDDLKYVSNNFSEKQQSVVVSIDSQKAAELGVSGFQVLGTISDQTTPVTVGNLEIDGEEKNVVLSYDKSLNGVDALRNVSIFTASGPVDLTDLATVEEVDTVTAVQKLDGRVFARVEAQISGDNIQQVSAEVKDGVASEVKLPEGVSFESGGGGDETVEIFQALGIAILSAIGLVYLTMLITFGKVRIPFVILSSLIFIPVGALVGLWIANEPLSVSVMIGFLMLIGIVTTNAIVLVDRVNQNRFNKGMMIRDALIEAGKTRLRPILMTAFATIAALIPLALTTSSGTLISKGLAITVIGGLTSSTVLTLILLPVVYELFYFKQVKKEM, from the coding sequence ATGTCTTTTTTAACGAAGTTTAGTTTACGAAATGCGGCGGCGATTTTTATCGTCTCGTTTTTACTTATTGTCTTAGGGATTTTTTCTTTTTCAAAATTAAAAATGGATTTACTTCCTAACATTGAGTTTCCGCAACTTTCCGTTCAAGTTGTGTATCCTGGAGCTTCTCCAGAAGATGTGGATGCGAAAATTCTAACGCCAATCGAAAAAGAATTAGATGGCGTGGAAGGTTCGACAGAAATCCAAAGTATTGCTTATGAAACGATTGGCATTATTAACTTGCAATTTCCATTTAATACCGATTTAGACCGAGCAGAACAGCAAGTAGAATCTGCGTTAGATAAACTTTCTCTACCAGAGGAAGCTCAAACGGAAATTAGCCGCATTTCCTTCGGATCGTTTCCCATTTACAACATTTCATTTTTTGGAAATGATAAAGCAGAAGTAGAAGAAGTATTGCAATCCGAAGTTGTGCCAGAATTAAATAAAATTCCAGGTATCAACTCCGTTTCTATCGGCGGGGTGGAAGAAGCGTATCTTCAAATTACTGTCGACCAAGAAAAAGCGTTGGCAAACGGAATTACGCTCACGCAAATCAATGAGCAACTCAATCAACGATTCTTTTCTTTTCCATCTGGAACGGTTCAAGAGGGTGAACTCAATGTCCCAGTTCGAGTGGAGCAGTTATTAGAGAGTCGTGCACAATTGGAATCATTAACGCTTACTTCTACGTTTAATCCTCAAGCGCCACCTGTTGCTTTGTCTGACATTGCGACTATAGAAGAAGTAACGAAACAAACCGAAATTACTCGGTATAACGAAGAAACGTCTTTGTCCATGGCGATTACGAAGAAACAAGATGCGAATACTGTAGAAGTGGCTAACGGTGTCATGGAAGTATTGGATAAATACGATGACCGGTTAAACTATGTCGTTGGGTTTGATTCTGCAGAAGGCATTGAAAAGTCAGTAGAAACGCTTGTGAAAGAAGGCTTGCTAGGGGCATTATTTGCGTCCATTGCGGTCTTGATATTCTTGCGAAATTTCCGAGCTACGTTTATCGCGATTATTTCGATTCCATTGTCGCTCCTTATTGCTGGCATTTTCCTTGCGCAATTAGATATTAGTTTGAACATCATGACTTTAGGGGGAATGGCTGTTGCCGTTGGGCGTGTAGTGGATGACAGTATCGTCGTCATTGAAAATATATTCCGCCGTCGAAGAAAGTCAAAGGACCCTATTTCCAATGAACTCGTCGCATCCTCCACTAGTGAGATATTACGAGCGATTACATCTTCTACAATCACCACAATTGTCGTTTTCTTACCGCTCGCATTTGTTGGAGGAATAACAGGAGAATTCTTTTTACCATTTGCTTTAACAGTTGTGTTCTCATTAGCTGCCTCATTACTTGTGGCTATTACAATCGTACCTATTTTAGCGAAATTTGCTTTTAAGAAAGTTCCGCCGGAAGAAAAAGAAGGTGTTCTACAACAAAGCTATGAAAAAGCGATTGCTTGGGCACTAAAACGCAAAATCATTGTCGTCGTAGTATCGGTAATCATCTTACTCGCATCCTTTGCGATTGTGCCGCAGCTAGGATTCACATTCATTCCGAATGAAGAAACGAAGCTAGTTCAAGCAAGCATTGAACTGCCATCTTCTACGTCATTAGAAGCGACAAATGAAGTGTCATTAGAGGTCGAACAGATCTTTTTAAATCGGGATGATATTGAGGATGTCACAACAGCAGTTGGATCTCGTGATTTTGCCACGGGAGTGAAGCTTGAAAATCGTGCGGGTTATATTATGACGCTTGCTGATGGAGCGGATATAAATTCCGTGATTGACTCCCTTCAACAGGAAATGGAAGAAGCATTGCAGCCTATAGCGCCTGAAGCAACAATCGCCATTTCCGAATTATCCACTGGTGGCCCGCCATCTAATAACAATGTGGCAGTGGACCTTTATTCCACTGATACAGATGCATTAGAGAAAGCCGCGGCAGACGTGGAAGACTATATGAATTCGAGAGATGATTTAAAGTACGTTTCCAACAATTTTTCGGAAAAACAACAGTCTGTAGTAGTGTCGATTGATTCCCAAAAAGCCGCTGAGCTTGGGGTAAGTGGTTTCCAGGTACTTGGAACAATTTCCGATCAAACGACTCCTGTCACTGTGGGGAATTTGGAAATAGATGGGGAAGAGAAAAATGTGGTTCTTTCCTATGACAAATCCTTAAACGGTGTGGATGCACTTCGAAATGTATCGATATTTACCGCTAGTGGCCCTGTAGACTTAACGGATCTTGCTACTGTGGAAGAAGTGGATACCGTAACTGCTGTTCAAAAGTTAGATGGCAGGGTATTTGCTCGAGTGGAAGCGCAAATTAGCGGAGATAATATTCAACAAGTGAGTGCAGAAGTAAAAGATGGAGTAGCATCAGAAGTGAAGCTTCCGGAAGGTGTAAGCTTTGAAAGTGGCGGTGGCGGTGACGAGACGGTGGAAATATTCCAAGCGCTTGGAATTGCGATTTTAAGTGCCATTGGTCTTGTTTACTTAACGATGTTGATTACGTTTGGTAAGGTTCGTATTCCGTTTGTCATCTTGTCGTCTCTTATTTTCATTCCAGTGGGTGCATTAGTCGGTTTATGGATCGCAAACGAACCGTTATCTGTTAGTGTCATGATTGGGTTCTTAATGCTCATTGGTATTGTTACGACAAATGCGATTGTCCTTGTGGATCGTGTGAATCAGAACCGCTTCAATAAGGGTATGATGATTCGTGATGCACTTATCGAAGCAGGGAAAACGCGATTACGCCCTATCTTAATGACTGCTTTTGCCACCATTGCAGCATTAATACCGTTAGCATTAACAACGTCTTCTGGAACACTCATCTCTAAAGGATTAGCAATTACCGTCATTGGTGGCTTAACATCCTCCACGGTATTAACCCTAATATTATTGCCTGTTGTGTATGAGTTGTTCTATTTTAAACAAGTAAAAAAAGAAATGTAA